A portion of the Bubalus kerabau isolate K-KA32 ecotype Philippines breed swamp buffalo chromosome 1, PCC_UOA_SB_1v2, whole genome shotgun sequence genome contains these proteins:
- the LOC129641729 gene encoding keratin, type II cytoskeletal 71 yields MSRQFTCKSGAAAKGGFSGCSAVLSGGSTSSYRAGGKGLSGGFGSRSLYNLGGIRSISFNVASGSGKSGGYGFGRGRASGFAGSMFGSVALGPMCPTVCPPGGIHQVTVNESLLAPLNVELDPEIQKVRAQEREQIKALNNKFASFIDKVRFLEQQNQVLETKWELLQQLDLNNCKNNLEPILEGYISNLRKQLETLSGDRVRLDSELRSVRDVVEDYKKRYEEEINRRTAAENEFVLLKKDVDAAYANKVELQAKVDSMDQEIKFFKCLYEAEISQIQSHISDMSVILSMDNNRDLNLDSIIDEVRAQYEDIALKSKAEAEALYQTKFQELQLAAGRHGDDLKNTKNEISELTRLIQRIRSEIENVKKQASNLETAIADAEQRGDNALKDARAKLDELEAALHQSKEELARMMREYQELMSLKLALDMEIATYRKLLESEECRMSGEFPSPVSISIISSTSGSGGYGFRPSSVSGGYVANSGSCISGVCSVRGGESRSRSSTTDYKDALGKGSSLSAPSKKASR; encoded by the exons ATGAGCCGCCAATTCACCTGCAAGTCGGGAGCTGCTGCCAAGGGAGGCTTCAGCGGCTGCTCAGCTGTGCTCTCCGGAGGCAGCACGTCCTCCTAccgggcaggaggcaaagggctCAGCGGGGGCTTCGGAAGTCGGAGCCTTTACAACCTGGGTGGCATCCGGAGCATCTCCTTCAACGTGGCCAGTGGCAGTGGGAAGAGTGGAGGTTATGGATTTGGCCGGGGCCGGGCCAGTGGTTTCGCCGGCAGCATGTTTGGCAGCGTGGCCCTGGGGCCCATGTGCCCGACTGTGTGCCCACCTGGAGGCATCCACCAGGTCACTGTCAATGAGAGCCTCCTGGCCCCACTCAACGTGGAGCTGGACCCTGAGATCCAGAAAGTGCGTGCCCAGGAGCGGGAGCAGATCAAGGCTCTGAACAACAAGTTCGCCTCCTTCATTGACAAG GTGAGGTTCCTGGAGCAGCAGAACCAGGTGCTGGAGACCAAGTGGGAGCTGCTGCAGCAGCTGGACCTGAACAACTGTAAGAACAACCTGGAGCCCATCCTCGAGGGCTATATCAGCAACCTGCGCAAGCAGCTGGAGACACTCTCCGGGGACCGGGTGAGGCTGGACTCAGAGCTGAGGAGCGTACGGGACGTGGTGGAGGACTACAAGAAGAG GtatgaagaagaaatcaacagGCGGACAGCGGCAGAGAATGAGTTTGTGCTGCTCAAGAAG GATGTGGATGCCGCTTATGCCAATAAGGTGGAGCTGCAGGCCAAGGTGGACTCCATGGACCAGGAGATCAAGTTCTTCAAGTGTCTCTATGAAGCT GAGATTTCTCAGATCCAGTCCCACATCAGTGACATGTCTGTCATCCTGTCCATGGACAACAACCGTGACCTGAACCTGGACAGTATTATTGACGAGGTCCGTGCCCAGTATGAGGACATTGCCCTGAAGAGCAAGGCTGAGGCTGAGGCACTGTACCAGACCAAG TTCCAGGAGTTGCAGCTGGCAGCCGGCCGGCATGGGGACGACCTCAAAAACACCAAGAATGAGATCTCAGAGCTCACCCGACTCATCCAGAGAATCCGCTCAGAGATTGAGAATGTGAAGAAGCAG GCTTCCAACTTGGAGACTGCCATCGCTGATGCCGAACAGAGGGGTGACAATGCTCTGAAGGATGCCAGGGCCAAGCTGGACGAGCTGGAGGCTGCCCTGCACCAGTCCAAGGAGGAGCTGGCCAGGATGATGCGGGAGTACCAGGAACTCATGAGCCTGAAGCTGGCCCTGGACATGGAGATCGCCACCTACCGCAAGCTGCTGGAGAGTGAGGAGTGCAG GATGTCAGGAGAATTTCCCTCCCCTGTCAGCATCT CCATCATCAGCAGCACCAGCGGCAGCGGCGGCTATGGCTTCCGGCCCAGCTCGGTCAGCGGAGGCTACGTGGCCAACAGCGGCAGCTGCATCTCTGGAGTGTGCAGTGTCCGTGGCGGGGAGAGCCGGAGCCGGAGCAGCACCACCGACTACAAGGATGCCTTGGGGAAGGGCTCCAGCCTGAGTGCCCCCTCCAAGAAAGCCAGTCGGTAG